The nucleotide window GGGCGGTTACCTTCTGAAAACTGAAGACTTGTCCCATGGTGTAGGCCACTGTTACCGCTGCAACACGGTTATTGAGCCGATGCTTTCCCGCCAGTGGTTCGTAAAAATGAAACCGCTGGCTGAACAGGCTATCACCGCGGCAAAAGCGGGAGATGTCCGCTTCATCCCGGAGCGGTTCACCAAAGTGTACCTTGGCTGGATGGAAAATATCCGCGACTGGTGCATATCCCGCCAGCTTTGGTGGGGCCATCGCATACCGGTATGGTACTGCAAGGATTGTGATGAAATGATCGCGTCCAAAGAGCCGGTGTCACAGTGCCCTAAATGCGGCGGAACGGACTTAGAACAAGATCCCGATGTGCTGGATACCTGGTTTTCCTCCGCCCTGTGGCCTTTTTCAACCTTGGGTTGGCCAAAGCAAACAATTGAACTTGCTTATTATTATCCCACCTCCGTCCTTGTGACGGGGCGTGATATTATCTTTTTCTGGGTTGCCCGGATGATCTTCTCGGGTTTGGCCTTTATGAACGACGTCCCGTTCAGGGTAGTGTCCATTCACGGGATGGTTCTGGACGCCCTTGGGCGAAAGATGAGCAAATCCCTGGGCAACGGGGTGGACCCGATTGATGTCATCGAATCGCACGGCGCGGACAGTCTGCGTTTTATGCTGGTGACCAGCAATACCCCGGGCAATGACCTGCGTTTTAACTTTGAGAAGCTGGACGGGGCGCGTAATTTTGCCAATAAACTATGGAACGCATCAAGGTTTGTTTTGATGAACCTGGAGGATTATGAGCCGGGCGAGCGGCATGGCCAGTATACATTGGCTGACCGGTGGATCATCAGCCGTTATCAGAACCTGACAGAAGAAGTTACCCGGTTGCTTGAATCATATGAGCTGGGAGAGGCTGCCAGAGTCCTTTATGAGTTTATCTGGAACGAGTTTTGCGACTGGTATATCGAACTGGCCAAACCCAGACTTTACGGAAAAACTACCCCGCAGGACCGCTATACGGCGCAGAGTGTGTTGACAGCCGTGCTTAAAGGCACGTTGGAACTGCTCCATCCGTTTATGCCGTTTATTACTGAGGAAATATGGCAGCATTTGCCCGGCAAAGGATTGACGATAATGCGCGCGTCCTGGCCGGTTGCCAGGAAAGAACTGAGTGATCCGGAAGCGGAGCGTCAGATGGGAATGTTGATGGAGGTAACAAAGGCTGTCAGACATATCCGCAGTGAAATGAACGTCCCGCCCGGCAAACAGGTAGAAGCCTTTCTGGAGGTTCCCCAGAACGCGTCTAGAGAAGTTTTGGAACGGGGAACAGGATATGTTCAAAGCCTGGCAAACGCAAAAGTAGCTATTTATGATGCGTTGCCGGAGAAACCGGAACAGGCTGCTCACGCTGTAACCCGTGGCGTGGAAGTATTTGTCCCGCTAAAGGGCTTGATCGATATTGAGCAGGAAGCCGCCCGGTTGCGTAAAGAACTTGCGGGATTGGAAAAAGACCTGGCAAGGGTTAAGGGCAAGTTGAATAACCAGGGCTTTTTGAGTAAGGCGCCGGCCGACGTGATTGAGAAGGAAAGGAAAAAGGAAGATGAATTAACCGGCAAACAGACAGCCATCAGGGAGAGGTTGTCCATGCTGGTTGGGAAAAATGAATAATTATTGCGCCGGAGGCGGATTATTCTGGACTACAAAGAAGCGTTGGAGTACCTCGCCAACCTGACCAAATTTGGCGTTAACTTTGGTTTGGGACGTGTCGAAGAACTATTAAACCGGTTAGGCAACCCGCATAAGTCTTTAAAAATAGCGCATATCGGCGGGACAAACGGTAAAGGTTCCACTACCGCCATGCTGGCAAATATATTGCAGTCGGCCGGATACCGGGTGGGAACATTCACTTCGCCCCACTTGCATTCCTATTGTGAGCGGTTCCGGATCAACGGTAAAAAAATCGGCGAAAGCCGGATAGCCGGTTTGATCGCGGAGCTCCAGCCGCATTTGGAGGCAATGGTGTCGGAAGGCTTTGAACACCCTACTGAATTTGAAGTATCCACAGCCCTCGCGTTTCAATATTTCTACCGGGAAAAAGTTGATTTTCTGGTGCTTGAAGTGGGTATGGGAGGGGCAGTTGATTCTACGAATGTAATTACACCGGTACTTTCCGTCATTACCAATGTGAGCATAGACCATACGGATTACTTGGGGAAATCGATTAGAGAAATCGCCGGGGTTAAGTCCGGTATCATTAAACCAGGTGTTCCGACAGTGACGGCGGCTGCTGGAGAGGCACTGGCAGTGCTCTCGGAGACATGCCGGGAGAGAGGCTCCCCGCTGACGCTGGCAGGACGCGACATTACCTGGAAGCATCAGTCCACATCCCTCGCCGGACAGCAGTTTTCGGTTCAGGGACGCCGGTATTTATACGAGAATCTGTGGTTGCCCCTGATTGGCAGACACCAGCAAATTAACGCTGTTTGTGCAATAGCGGCGGTGGAAATACTGATTGACCAGGGCTTGACAGTAAACGACAGGAACGTGCGGGACGGTCTCGCGGCCACGTGCTGGCCGGCTAGACTGGAAATTATGCGCAGGGAACCGTACGTGCTGATTGACGGGGCGCATAACTTTGCAGGCGCCCGGAGCCTTCGCCAGGCGTTGGAAGATTATTTTCCGGATAAAAAAGTTGTTCTGGTTATCGGCATGCTGGAAGACAAGGAGCGAGCCAAGGTAGTGTCGGAACTGGCCCCGGCGGCAAGGGCGGTCGTCGTGACCAGACCGGACAACCCGCGAGCCGGGAATTGGCGGGAGATGGCCGTGGAAGCGCGTCGTTTCACCCCGGATGTTTATCTGGCGGAAGAAATCGAGGGTGCTTTAAATAAAGCGCTTTCAATAGCCGGGCCCGACGAGTTGATATGTGTCACCGGATCGTTTTATATGGTGGCGGAGGTTCGGGAATTGCTATTAAAATAAGGCGGTTGGTGTCAATGAATTGCCCCTGGACAGTGTGGTGGAGATAGAAATGATTGTACAGGTAAAAGAACCTTAAAGAATTCGTTTAGCCTGTTGGTAAGTATCGCTTCTGCCTTGATTTACGAAAAATAACATTTTTTTAATATTTTCGTCAAACCTTGTCATCAAATATTTAAAATGATAAACTGTTAAATAGTGCATGTGCTTGTTTCTTTAGTTAGCCGGGGGATGTTTTATGGCAAAAGGTTTTAAAAACTACAGCAATGTTTGGGTTTTAGTACTGCTCCTGCTGGTTGGCGGATTGACCGGGAGCGCTATCGGGAACGCCCTGGCCCCGTTTTTGCCCTGGTTGAAAGCTACCTCAACCATAGGTTTAAAGCCATTTACGCTGGACTTGCAGTTTTTTAACCTGACCTTTGGTTTTACTTTTGCATTAAGTCCACTAACAGCATTGGGACTTTTACTGGGTTATTTTATTTACAGGCGGGTGTGAAACAATAAAAGAAATAATTCTCGCGTCTTCCTCTCCGCGCCGTTCGGCCTTATTGGAACAAATTGGTTTGAATTTCCGGGTTATCGTATGTGATCTGGAAGAACATACTCCACCGGGGCTGCAACCTTTTGAAGTTGTTGAACGCCTCGCTGCCAGGAAGGCCATGTTTGTAGCGGATAGATTGACGGAGGGGATTGTCATCGGGGCCGATACCGTGGTGGTATGGCGCGGGCAATTGCTTGGCAAGCCGTCCTGTGAGCAAGATGCCGTAGAGATGTTGAAACGCTTGCAGGGCAGCGCACACGAAGTATTTACCGGGGTTGCGCTGGTAGATGCCGGCAACAATAAAGTTGAAGTGAGCCATGAGAAAACCCGGGTAATATTCAGGCCGCTGGACGAGGAAGAGATCCGGCGGTACGTCTCCACCGGCGAGCCGTCGGATAAAGCCGGCTCTTACGGTGCTCAGGGGATTGGCGCGATTTTTATTGAACGCATTGAAGGATCTTATACAAATATTGTCGGTCTCCCTATGTCCAAGCTTTCCCTGATGCTAAAAAAATTTGGCTATGATATTCTGTAACCAAGGTTTCTGTTAGGAGATGGACCTTTGGCTTTATCAGGCGATCGTCCAACTATTAAGGAACTTCCGGCAGAAATGCGACCCCGGGAAAGATTATTGAAAGAAGGGGCCGGAGCGCTGTCGGAAATAGAACTTTTGGCTATTCTTTTAGGAACCGGTTCTCCTGAAAATACTGTGCTGGAGTTAGCTTCCTTGATTTTGACGCGCTTTAGAAGTCTCCGCTTGCTGGTAGATGCCACGATTGAAGAACTGAGCGAGATTAAAGGCGTTGGGCTAGCTAAAGCAAGCCAGGTAAAGGCGGCGCTGGAACTGGCCAGGAGGCTGTCCCGTTTTACCAGCCAGCCCCGTCCGGTGATTAAATCACCCGCAGATGCAGCCGGGTTGGTAATGGAGGAGATGCGCCATCTTGATAGGGAGCATTTCAGGGCCTTGCTGCTAAACACCAGAAATCAGGTTGTTGCTAACGACGAGGTGTCGATTGGCACACTAAATACTTCCAGTGTGCATCCTAGGGAACTTTTCCGCAATGCGATTAAAAGAAGCGCCGCGTCGTTGGTTTTGGTCCACAACCACCCCAGCGGCGACGCCACTCCCAGCAAAGAGGACCTGGATGTAACCAGAAGACTTTGTGAGGCCGGGAGAATCATTGGCATTGAAGTCTTGGATCATATTATTATCGGCGATAACAAATTCACCAGCTTTAAGGCAGAAGGGCTTATTTGATTTTTAGATTTTGCATTATACGCAGAAAGGGGCCGGGAAATGCGCGTCGGTCTGTTTTCAAAAGACATGGGTATGGATTTGGGTACAGCCAACTCCCTCGTATATGTCAAAGGAAAGGGTATAGTTATCCGTGAGCCTTCGGTAGTAGCGATCCAGAAGGATACGGGTCAGGTGCTTGCGGTCGGGGAAGACGCCAAGAGAATGATTGGCCGTACTCCGGGGAATATCGTGGCGATTCGTCCGATGAAAGATGGAGTTATAGCTGATTTCGACGTTACTCAAAGCATGATTAAATACTTTATCAATAAATCTCTGAGAAACCGTACTTTTTTGGTCCGGCCGCGAGTGGTTGTAGGCGTTCCATCCGGGGTTACCGCGGTGGAAGAAAGGGCGGTGCGTGAAGCGGCGCTTCAGGCGGGAGCCAGGGAGGCTTATCTGATTGAAGAACCGATGGCGGCGGCTATCGGGGCGGGATTGCCTGTTCACGAGCCGACCGGCAATATGATTGTCGATATAGGCGGGGGTACTACGGAAGTAGCTGTAATATCCCTCGGCGGCATTGTTACCAGCCGCTCGATCAGGATAGCCAGCGACGAGATGGACGAGGCCATTATCAACCACGTTAAGCGCACCTATAATTTGTTAATCGGAGAGCGCACGGCTGAGTTGATTAAAATTCAAATCGGCACGGCTTATCCGCTTTCGACGCTAGAGACAGAAGAAGTCAGGGGGCGTGATTTAGTCACGGGGTTGCCTAAAACTGTGAATATAACCTCTGAAGAAATCTACAAAGCCCTTTCTGAACCCGTAACGAGTATCATTGAGGCTATTAAGGCCACGCTTGAACAAACCCCGCCGGAACTGGCGGCGGACATCATGGACCGGGGTATTGTCATGGCTGGTGGCGGGTCATTGTTAAGAGGTCTTGACCGGCTGGTTATTGAGGAGACCGGGATGCCGGTGCATCTGGCGGACGAGCCGTTGCTGGCCGTCGCTTATGGCGCCGGCCGGGTGCTTGAGAATATTGATGTGTTGCGCAAAGTATTAATTCAGCCCAAAAAATTGGCTTAAGGCAGTTTCCGTACCTGATTATCAATATCCGGAATCATTAAAGCAGGGAGTGAATGATGGGTGCGTTGGGTAACTGCCAGGCGGCTATTGTTACTTGCGGCCTTGGTGGCGGCCGCCCTGGTGGCCATGCGTATTACGGTACCGGAGCGAACCCGGCTGACACCCCTGGAATTCAAGTTCAGGGATGCTATAGCACCGGTACAGACTGGTTTAACTTGGTTGGGCAAACAGGCGAGTCATATGTTATCTTTCCCAATTTCCATGTATAGGGCGGGAGAGCGCAACCAGGCTCTGGAAGAGGAAGTAGACCGCCTGCAAAGCCAGATAATCCAGTTGAACGAGTATAAGTTGGAAAATGAGCGTTTAACCAGTTTGCTTAGTTATAAGCAAGTGATGGCTAAGACATATAATCTGGTCGCCGCGTCTGTCGTCGGCAGAGATCCGAGCAACTGGTTCGGTACCATAACCTTGAACAGAGGAACCAATGACGGTGTCAAGGAAAACATGACTGTCCTAACACCGGAAGGACTGGTAGGGCGGGTTATATCCGTTTCCTCCTCTACCTGTGATGTTCTTCTGATTACCGACCCGCGCAGCGGGGTGGGTTCGTTAATTCAGGATACGCGTACTTCCGGTATTGTTGAAGGGACAACCACCAGTTCAGGTATGACCAGGATGATTCATATCCCCAACAGCGCGACGGTGGAAGCAGGCCAGGCGGTGATTACCTCAGGGCTCGGGAGCATTTTCCCAAAAAACATACCTGTGGGGAGAATAACCGATATCCGGAGTGAACCATCCGGTATGTTCAATAGCGCCGATATTCAACCATTTGCCGATTTAAGCCGGCTGGAGGAAGTACTGATAATTATCAGCAGGTATCCTTAAAGCCTGGATCGCTGTGGGGAGGTTATAACAGTGCCGTTTCCCGCTTTGTTGCTCCTGCTGGGAGTGGTTTTGATACTCCAAACCACGATAATGGACTATTTAAGCGTATACGGGGTTAAACCCGACCTGGTTATGCTGCTAGTTATTTTTAACGGCTTCCTCCTGGGTCCTAAGGAGGGGGCTTTTTTGGGTTTCGCCGGTGGAATAATTGAAGATTTGTTTTCCGGGAGCTATATTGGAATAAACGCTCTTACGAAAATGGTTGCCGGCTATTTAGCCGGTTTCTGCGGTGAGCGTCTTTATAAAGAGAATTCACTGGTAGTAGCGGGAGTTGCCTTTTTTTCCACGACAGTTGGTTTACTGATAAATTATTTTTTACTGCTGTACCTAAAAATTTACATGCCCTTTTTTTATACCTTGTTTAGAGTGATTCTTCCCACAGCGCTTTATACGGCAGTGCTGGCGCCGTTTTTCTACAAGCGTGTGCTCCATTTGGTAATCATTAAGAATAAGGATTTATAAATGCTGCGCAGGGGCGGGGGACAGAATGGAAAAGAAAACTGTTGAGCGAAGAATGCGTGTTTTCCTTTATATAGTAATTTTTATCTTTGTTGTTCTTGTGTCCAGGCTGGCTTACATGCAGTTGCTGCAAAACGATAAGTTTTCCACGATGGCGAGGGAAAACCGGATGAAGTTGATTACTATCACCGCCCCCCGCGGTGAAGTTTTCGACCGCAATGGTGTTAAAATAGTGGGCAATCAGCCGGTATATACAGTTTCTCTTGATAAAGTTTCCCTGGTGAGCCTTGGACAAAAAGATACTGGTGAGGTGGTCCGGCGGCTGGCAGCGATTTTAGGCACAGATCCCCAGGAAATTCAGCAAAAAATCGACCAGCAAGAACGCCTTTACGAACCTGTAAAACTGGCTACCAAGGTGCCTTTGGAGGTTGTCACCAGAATTGAGGAGCAGCGTCTGGAACTGCCTGGCGTAGTCATTGATATTGAGCCGCTGCGGGAGTACCCCAATGGGAATTTGCTGGCTCAAGTTATGGGATATGTGCGGCAAATCAACGAGGACCAACTTAAAGAAAATAAAGATAAAGGATATAAGTCCGGTGACCTTTTTGGGCAGTCAGGACTGGAATATACGTACGAGCAATACCTGCGCGGTCAGGACGGCGGGAGGCAAGTTGAGGTTGACTCCATGGGGAGGCCGGTACGTGATCTGGGTGTTAAAGAACCGGTGCCGGGCAATAATTTAGTGCTTACGATTGACCATAAGGTGCAGAAGGCGGCGGAGGAAGCCCTGGCCAGGGCCTCCCAGGAAGCGTTGAAACAGGGTTATAACGAAGCCAGGGCCGGCGCCGCGGTTGCCCTCGACGTGCGGACCGGAGCAGTGCTGGCTATGGCCAGTTACCCCGGATACGACCCGGTAAAGCTCTCTGGAGTATTGTCCCAGAAAGATTATGACGAAATCTTTAACTCGCCCTGGAAACCCATTCTTAACCGGGCATTGTTATCTTATGCGCCTGGCTCAACTTTTAAAATGATTGTTGCCATGGCCGGCCTGGAGACAAACACCATCACCCCTCAGAACACAATATCCGACCCGGGTTATTTTATTTGGGGCACTCGGTACGATGACTGGCAGCCGGGTGGCCATGGGATCGTGAACATGGTCAAGGCAATTAAAGTGTCTTGTGATACCTATTTTTACCAGCTTGGTTTTAAGACAGGTATTGATAACATTGCCCGTTTTGCCAAGGAGTTTGGACTGGGCAAGAAGACAGGCATTGAGCTCCCTGGTGAGGACGCTGGCGTTGTTCCCAGCCCTGACTCCAAACTGCAGTTGCGCAAAGATTATTTAAGCTCCCAAGATCTGAAGAAAGTGCAAGAAATTGAACAGCGATACAATGATCTTCTGGCCAAAGCGACCAGCGATGAACAGAGAAAACAATTGCTCAACAAGAGATCTGATGAGTTGCTCGCGGTAGACTGGGAGTTGGCATGGCATGATTATGACACGATTATTTCCTCAATTGGCCAGGGTGATAACCGCTATACGATGCTCGAAATGGCAAATTACGTTGCCACCATCGCCAATGGGGGCACTCTTTATAAACCATTTCTGGTGCAGCGGGTAGTTGATCCTAATGGTAAGGTTATTAAAGAGAATAATCCAGTTGTGGTAAACCAGGCCAAGGTATCACCAAAAACTCTGGCTGTAGTCAGAGAGGGGATGCATGAGGTAACGCTGCCTCCTGACGGCACGGCTTACGGTTTTTTTGCCGGGTTCCCGCCTGTGGCCGCCAAAACCGGAACTGCTGAAGTAACCGGCCATAACAATCATGCTCTGATTGTTGCCTTCGCGCCTTTTGATAATCCGGAGATCGCCGTAGCGGTGGTCGTTGAATTCGCAGGTCATGGTGGTACCATGGCCGGACCGGTTGCCGAGAGCATGCTTGCAGCCTATTTTGGTTTGCCTGAACCAGGTAAGAAATCAGTTAGCAGCCCGGAATAACAGAAATGTGTCTAAAAAGCATAAAAAATAGGGTTTTTTATTGAGTCTTTTTTGTTTTTTATTAGCAGGATTTGGTTATCGACCGTAGAATTTAATATCTGATAGCCGCGGTTCAGGAGGAGATGGCTTTGGCTAATTCATATAGTGTTTCAGGATTTGGCCGGGATATTCCAGCTGATTTGGATGAGCTGGTTGACGAGAAAACGATCCTGGTGCAGCGGACGCTGCGTTCTGGCCAGAGTATTTATTACAACGGGAATGTGGTTATATTGGGGGATGTTAATCCGGGAGCCGAAGTGACAGCGACAGGCAATGTTATTGTGATGGGCTCCTTAAGAGGTGTGGTGCATGCCGGGGCGGGCGGTGATGAAAATGCTGTGGTGATGGCTTTTCACCTCCAGCCGACTCAACTTAGAATAGCCAATCATATTACCCGCCCTCCGGACAATGAGACGGAGGATGCTGACTACCCGGAGATGGCGCGGATCAAAGACGGAGTTGTTACTATTGAATTTTTCCAGACTGCTGGAGAGCGCCAAGCCAAGAGCATTTGACAGTTGCCTGTAGTTGGGCAGTAATTAAAATGAACATGTACAAGTTTTTTGACCTCCGGCGCGAGGCGTCCAATGACTTGACAGGAGGAGGAACTAAAGGATGGGCGAAGTAATTGTTGTAACTTCCGGCAAAGGGGGTGTGGGAAAAACCACCTCCACCGCCAATATCGGAACCGGTTTGGCGGCCATGGGTTATAAAGTAGCTTTGATTGACACTGATATTGGTTTAAGAAATCTGGATGTTGTTCTGGGACTTGAAAACAGGATAGTTTTTGATATTGTTGATGTTGTTAACGAAAACTGCCGGCTGCGCCAAGCGCTGATTAAAGACAAGCGGTTTGAAGGCTTGCACTTGCTCCCGGCTGCTCAAACCAAAGATAAGACAGCGGTCAGCCCGGACCAGATGCGTAATTTATGCGCGGAATTAAAAAATGATTTTGATTATGTCATTATTGATTGCCCGGCCGGTATCGAGCAGGGTTTTCGTAATGCTATAGCCGGGGCGGAGAAGGCGGTTGTGGTAACCACGCCGGAAGTCTCGGCGGTACGGGACGCCGACAGGATTATCGGACTTCTGGAAGCCGCTGAATTGCGTGAACCGAAACTGATTATTAACCGTATCCGGCAAAAGATGGTCAAGCAGGGGGACATGATGAGCATTGATGATATCATCGACATCCTGGCTGTTGACCTGCTCGGGATAATACCGGAAGATGAGATGATTGTAATTACCACAAATCGTGGAGAAGCCGTAGTGCTGGATCAGCATTCCCGTTCCGGCCAAGCTTACAGAAATATTGTCCGCCGCATATTAGGAGAGGAAGTGCCAATAATTAATCTGGATGAAGGCAGTGGTTTCTTTAATAAAATTAAGAAAATTATCGGCCTGGGGTAAACCGGGAAGGGGGGAGCAGCCTTGTTAGATTTTATCGCCAAGCTTTTTGGTAAAGACAGCGGGAGTAAAAACGTGGCAAAAGATAGACTGCGCCTAGTTCTGATGCATGACCGGGCCAGTATATCGCCCCAGATGCTCGATTCGTTGAAGCTCGACTTGATTAAAGTTATTTCAAGTTACATGATTATTGACGAGGCCAACCTGGAGGTGAATCTGGACTCTAGCGGCAGCACGGTGGCGCTGGTTGCGAATATTCCTGTCAAAGGGATGAAACGGGCCGCGGGAACTGCTTAAAGATGTCCGGTTTGTAAAGATGCAACAGCCTGTATTATCTGATACGGGCTTTTTTTGTGCGTTAATTTATAATATAATACAAGTATTCAAGAATTCAGGAGTCAGGAGTCAGAATCCAAAATATTTGAGGACGATAAACCATTTTATTAATCTGATAATTTAGTAGTTACAATATACTTAACCAGAAAGAATATTTATGTAAGTTGTTACCGTGTTGGGAAAAAATTTTGAAAGGAATAGCTGAGTGTTAATTCAAAGCAGATTTTTAAAAAAGCTCGATCATACTATATTGATTTCAGTTTCTATGATCATTCTGCTTGGTCTGATTGTCATATACAGCGCTACAAAGCCAACCGAGTTGCTGCCTGTAGCGGGATCTGTCGCCAAGAGCGCGGATCCCTTCGCTTTTGTAAAAAGGCAAATAATTTTTGTGTTTTTGGGAATAGGGATGATGTGCATGATGCTTTATATCCATTATGAGGATCTTATAAAGCATATGAAATCCCTGTATATAATTAACCTGATCATGCTTGGGGCGGTAATTTTTTTTGGGGTTTCCGAGTTGGGGGCGCAGCGCTGGATTAGTATTATGGGTTTCCACTTCCAGCCTTCCGAATTTTCCAAGCTAATTATCATAGTTTGTTTTGCGGCCTTTCTGACATCCCGTAAAAAAAAGCTTAACCGGTTTCGTGACTTGCTTCCCAGTTTTGCGTTTTTCGGCGTTCCTATAATGTTGATCCTAAAACAACCGGACCTGGGCACTGCTCTGGTGTTTTTTGCAGTAATGTTCGGGATGCTCTTTGTGTCAGGCGCGAACCCCAGGCTGTTAGTCCTGATCATAGTTGTCGCTCTCGGAGCGGTATCATTATGGATATGGGCTCATTTCTGGCTGGAGGCAAACCGCGGGGTGCAACTTTGGATGCCACTGAAGGACTACCAGCTAAACAGGCTGATTATTTTTATCAACCCCTGGCAAGATTGGCATGGCGCCGGCTATAACGTGATCCAGTCGCAAATTGCCATCGGTCAGGGTGGTTTCTGGGGGCGCGGGTTATTCCAAGGGAGCCAGACTCATGGAGATTTTCTGCCTATTCAGGAAACCGATTTTATTTTCTCGGTCGTCGGGGAGGAACTTGGTTTTATTGGCGCGGTTATCCTTTTAACTCTTTATTTTATTGTGATCTACCGGTGTATTCTGATTACGATGAACGCTAAGGACGATTTCGGCACCCTGCTTGCTGCCGGAGTGGTTTCTATGCTTACTTTCCATGTTTTGGTCAATGTGGGTATGACCTGCGGGATCATGCCTGTGACCGGCATCCCATTGCCGATGTTCAGCTCCGGAGGAAGCAGCATGATAACCAACCTTGCGGCGCTCGGCCTGCTTTTGAATATAAACATGAGACGACAAAAAATAATGTTCTGACCGGGGTACAAACCGCCCCGGTTTTTTTTATGGCCAGTCATATTTCCTGATAAAGGAAAATATGCTTTTAAAGACAAGCTTTCAATAGTCGGGGGGGTTCATATTTGAAGGGGATTGATTTTAAGACAAGCGGACCGTTTAAAAAAGACGATGATTGGATTTCCTGTTATCAACAGCCCCACTGGAAGAGGCCTGGACACAGGGGGGGCAGTAGATATAACCTTTACCGCGCTGCCGTCGCCCTCTTGATCTTTATGGCGTTTTGGGTCGTCAGGGAGACCCACAGCCCCTGGGGCTTAGAAGCGAAAGAAACCTTGAAAAGTGTGCTGACTTCTGAGTGGAATTACCAGCCTGCGCTGGAAAGAGTGGTTCAATTCGGCTTACAGATTGCCAACACGGACTGGCCTTTATTCAACGCTGTCCAGCCTGTTGTTTCAAAACCTCAGCAGGGTAATGTAAGTGTAATGCTGCCGGTGCCGGTCTCAGGTAAGGTAGTCAGGGGGTACGGTATGACTATCGACCCGGTCGACGGCATGGAGCGTTTTCATTGTGGAATTGATATTTCCGCTCCAGTAGGCAGCGCGGTCAGGGCGGTGCGGGACGGCAGGGTGAAACGCACAGGTGACAGCGCGGCAGTGGGGAAGTATGTATTATTGGAGCATGACCAGGGCAGCTTTACTCTTTATGGTGAGCTTGCCAGGGTGCTAGTTAGCGAAGGACAGCAGGTGCAAGCCGGCCAGAATATTGGAGAAATTGGTGTGGAGGGCGATATTTCAGGCGGGGGTCTGCACTTTGAAATGCGGGAGAACAACAAACTGGTGGATCCTTTGACTAAGTTGCAGCCATTAAATTAAAAGTAAGGGTAACGGGTCAGGAGTCAGTAGTCAGTAGTCAGAAGTCAGTAGTCAGAAGGCAGGAGAGACAGGGACGAAAGACGAAAGACAAAAGACAGGAGTCAAGGAGTTAGAAGACAGGATGAGGAATCAGGAACCAGTGAATAGAATGGTTTCGTCTTAAAATATTCTGAATTCTGACTACTGACTACTGACTCCTTGAAGAAGGTGGTGTTGTTTTTGAAAATTGGCCGTGTTTCCGGGATGGAGATCCATTTAAATAATTATTTTTTAGCCCTGCTCGGGCTGTTTTTTGTGGCTGGTGTGCTGGGGAAGGGGTTGATTGCTTTTGCTGTAGTGCTTTTCCATGAGTTGG belongs to Pelotomaculum isophthalicicum JI and includes:
- a CDS encoding M23 family metallopeptidase, which translates into the protein MKGIDFKTSGPFKKDDDWISCYQQPHWKRPGHRGGSRYNLYRAAVALLIFMAFWVVRETHSPWGLEAKETLKSVLTSEWNYQPALERVVQFGLQIANTDWPLFNAVQPVVSKPQQGNVSVMLPVPVSGKVVRGYGMTIDPVDGMERFHCGIDISAPVGSAVRAVRDGRVKRTGDSAAVGKYVLLEHDQGSFTLYGELARVLVSEGQQVQAGQNIGEIGVEGDISGGGLHFEMRENNKLVDPLTKLQPLN